GGTGCTCTGGTTGCAGCAGGGAATTATCAGTGAAGAGGCGGCGGCCATCGCGGAGAAGAGCGACATGATCGCCATCATGGACCGCTGCATTAAGGTGGAGGATTCCATCGCTTTGGGCGGGCGTTAAGGTTTAAATGGTGAATTGGAAGTATGGGCAAGCCTTATGTTGAAGCAGCCATGGCAGACTGGACACGATCCGTCTTGCCGAGGTATTGCTTGTGAGGCTTGCTTTTCTTTGTGGCATTTGCCCTGATTTCTTTTTGACAAAAACAGGCGCAGCGCTTACCATCAAGGATAGAAAGGAGGGCTCGCCTTGAATTGGTTGGGATCATTACAACAGCTGGGCAGAGCAGTTATGCTCCCTACAATGGCGCTTCCAGCGGCAGCTCTCCTGCTTAGCGTGGGAAGTCTGCCATGGTCGGCGTGGGGCTTCGGAACCTTGGGCGAGATTGCTCAGGCTGCGGGGCACGGCGTGTTTTATTACATGCCGTATTTATTTGCCATTGGTGTCGCGTGGGGACTTTCGAATCAGGGAGGACCCGCAGGGCTTGCCGCTCTGGCTGGCATGTTCATCTATGATCAGGTTATATCCCGTCTGGGAGACGGGAGTGTACAGCCCTCGACTTTGATTGGTATTATTTTTGGGGTAATGTCCGGTTACGTTTACAACCGGTTCAAACATATTAAGCTTCCCGAAGCGATACAGTTTTTTGGAGGCTCCCGATTTGTACTTTTATTCATGGGACTGTTCTCCACGATATTTGCATGGGTCATGCTGGGGATGGCCCCCATTGTACAGCGCGGATTAGATGTTTTTTATGATCTGACCGTACATATGGGGGCGTTCGGATTATTCCTTTACGGAATTTTGTACAGGGTGCTGACGGCATTCGGTCTGCATCACTTGTTGAATAACGTGTATTGGTTTCAGTTGGGATCGTACGAGACGGAAGACGGAACCGTCGTTCAAGGGGATCTGCCCAGATTCTTTGCGGGTGATCCAACAGCAGGCGACTTCATGGCCGGGTTATTCCCGATTATGATGTTTGCTCTGCCGGCGATTGCATTTGCCATTATTCAAGAAGCACGTGAAGATTTGAAGCCAAAGGTAAAAAAAACGTTTATGCGGTCCGCGCTTGTCTGTTTTTTGACCGGGGTATCGGAGCAGATTGAATTCGCGTTTTTATTTGCGTCTCCTTATCTGTATGTGCTCCACGCCTTGATGGCCGGGTTCGCGATGGTGCTTACCTATGCATTTGATATTCATCACGGGTTCTCGTACTCGGCGGGATTTATCGATTACGTACTCAATTTTCACTTGTCCAAGAATGCCTGGATCATCATACCGATCGGGGCCGTATACGGCATCGTTTACTATTTTCTGTTCCGTTGGGCCATTCGCACCTTTGAAATCCCGACACCGGGGCGTGAAGAAGGTTCGGCGCTGGAAGGCCGGGCAGGAGACATTCCCTATCAGGCACCGCTTATTCTGGAGGCGCTTGGGGGAAAAGACAACATCGTTCAGGTTCAATCCTGCATGACGCGTCTTCGATTAACCGTATATAATGACCGCCAGATTGATTCTGATGCACTTAAATTGCTCGGTTCAGCTGGTATCATCAAGCTGGGCGGCGGTAACGTTCAGGTGGTGTTCGGGACGTATTCCGAGCTCATCCGCGAAGAGATAAATAAGCTGATGCAGCAGGATTTGCCGCGCGTTCTGTTCAGCGCGCCCGTACAGGGACGCATGCTTCCTATTGACGAAGTGCCGGATGATATTTTTGCCGCCAAGCTTGTCGGTAACGGCGTGGCGTTCATTCCGGAAAAAGGAGAACTTGTATCTCCGGTATACGGCACCGTGATGCATGTCTATCCGACGATGCATGCCATTGGCATTTCAACGCCGGATGGACTCGAGGTATTGATTCATATCGGGATCGATACCTCTCAACTGAAAGGGCCGTTTTCAGCTGTGGTAAGCGAAGGGGATACCGTTGAGCCGGGGCAATTGCTGGTCAAGTTCGATCTGGCTTATTTAAAGACACATGCCGCATCACTGGCCACACCTATGGTGATCACGAATCCCGATAAAGTAAGATCTTGGAGCTTTGCTCCATTCAAGTCCGTTAAGAGAGGACAGTCATCTGTCATGTCCGTCGTATTAAATGAGAGTAATGCTGGGGGTAGAGAATCATGATACAAGGCATTGGCGCAGCAACAGGCGTAGCGATTGGTAAGGCTTTCGTACTGCCGCACTGGGAGCTGGACCTTCCAGATTCCGAAATGGATGCTGTCGATTTAGCCAAAGAGTTCGAGCGCTTATATGAAGGCATACGAACCTCCAAGAATGAAATTGAATATATCAAGAACGAATTCAAGGAAATGGTGGGACACGAGGAGTCGCAGATCTTTGATGCGCATCTGGCCATACTGGAGGATCCCGTGTTCATGAACGAAATTCAAGGGATCATCGAGCGCCAGTACAAGGCTGCCGAGGTGGCGGTTAAAGAGGCGATCGATCATTTCGTATCCATGTTCGATTTGCTGGACGACGAGTATATGAAGGAGCGGGCGCTGGATATTAAGGATGTTGGCAATCGGCTGCTCAAGCATCTTCTCGGTGCTCCGGAAGTCAAACTTCCGGCTGATACGCAGCCTTATATTTTGGTTGCGAAGGAGCTCTCTCCGTCTCAGCTCGTGCACCTTAACCCTTCCCACGTTCTTGGCATTGTGACGATGACGGGTGGCAAGACCTCTCATTCGGCGATTATGGCCCGCGCTCTTGGCATACCGCTCGTATCCGGGATTGAGAACAAGCTGGATCATCCGATCCAGACCGGACAGCATTTAGTTGTGGATGGAGATGAAGGCTTGCTGTATTTG
Above is a window of Paenibacillus sp. FSL K6-1330 DNA encoding:
- a CDS encoding glucose PTS transporter subunit IIA; the protein is MNWLGSLQQLGRAVMLPTMALPAAALLLSVGSLPWSAWGFGTLGEIAQAAGHGVFYYMPYLFAIGVAWGLSNQGGPAGLAALAGMFIYDQVISRLGDGSVQPSTLIGIIFGVMSGYVYNRFKHIKLPEAIQFFGGSRFVLLFMGLFSTIFAWVMLGMAPIVQRGLDVFYDLTVHMGAFGLFLYGILYRVLTAFGLHHLLNNVYWFQLGSYETEDGTVVQGDLPRFFAGDPTAGDFMAGLFPIMMFALPAIAFAIIQEAREDLKPKVKKTFMRSALVCFLTGVSEQIEFAFLFASPYLYVLHALMAGFAMVLTYAFDIHHGFSYSAGFIDYVLNFHLSKNAWIIIPIGAVYGIVYYFLFRWAIRTFEIPTPGREEGSALEGRAGDIPYQAPLILEALGGKDNIVQVQSCMTRLRLTVYNDRQIDSDALKLLGSAGIIKLGGGNVQVVFGTYSELIREEINKLMQQDLPRVLFSAPVQGRMLPIDEVPDDIFAAKLVGNGVAFIPEKGELVSPVYGTVMHVYPTMHAIGISTPDGLEVLIHIGIDTSQLKGPFSAVVSEGDTVEPGQLLVKFDLAYLKTHAASLATPMVITNPDKVRSWSFAPFKSVKRGQSSVMSVVLNESNAGGRES